The following are from one region of the Syngnathus acus chromosome 10, fSynAcu1.2, whole genome shotgun sequence genome:
- the canx gene encoding calnexin isoform X2: MDRTVWLFVVLAMGVLCLSLAPACVAHDPDEDLLGEDMDVEDEDLDMDLGADDEPEDDHDTPAPPKTPPVPKVTYKAPEPMGEHYFAESFDRGTLGSWVLSSAKKEDTDDDIAKYDGKWEVEEMKDSKLPGDKGLVLKSRAKHHAISALLLRPFTFDTMPLIVQYEVNFQAGIDCGGAYVKLLTQTPELELAQFVDKTGYTIMFGPDKCGEDYKLHFIFRHKNPKTGQYEEKHAKKPDADLRTYYTDKKTHLYTLVLNPDNTFEMLVDQTVVNSGSLLTDMTPPVNPPAEIEDPDDHKPEDWDERPKIQDPDASKPEDWDEDAPAQIPDENAVKPDGWLDDEPEYIGDPDAVKPEDWDEDMDGEWEAPQIPNPACEAAPGCGLWKRPTIDNPDYKGKWKAPMIDNPNYQGIWKPRKIANPDFFEDLHPFRMSAFSAVGLELWSMTSDIFFDNFLVTDDRNVAERWANDGWGLKKAAEGAAEPGLAAQMMNAAEERPWLWVVYVLTVALPLVLIFVFCCTGKKKSEAPAAAADYKKTDEPQPDVKEAEEEAQEEDMSSADGKGDGEEEANDESPADKEEVDGDKEEEDKEEEDKEEEDKEASVEELEDDVLRRSPRNRKVRKD; the protein is encoded by the exons ATGGATCGTACGGTGTGGTTGTTCGTTGTTTTGGCAATGGGTGTTCTCTGCCTGAGCCTGGCGCCAGCATGTGTGGCCCATGACCCTGACGAGGACCTCCTGGGTGAGGACATGGACGTTGAAGATGAAGACCTGGACATGGATTTGGGAGCAGACGACGAGCCGGAGGACGACCACGACACCCCGGCGCCTCCCAAAACCCCGCCCGTTCCCAAA GTGACCTACAAAGCTCCGGAGCCAATGGGAGAACACTACTTTGCCGAATCTTTTGATCGTGGAACGCTGGGCAG CTGGGTGCTGTCCAGTGCCAAGAAGGAAGACACAGATGATGACATCGCCAAGTATGATG GCAAGTGGGAGGTAGAGGAGATGAAGGACAGCAAGCTTCCCGGCGACAAAGGTTTGGTTCTCAAGTCTCGTGCCAAACATCACGCCATCTCTGCCCTGCTGCTGCGACCATTCACTTTTGACACCATGCCACTCATTGTTCA gtaCGAGGTGAACTTCCAGGCCGGCATCGACTGCGGCGGTGCTTATGTGAAGTTGCTCACTCAGACGCCTGAACTGGAGCTG GCCCAGTTTGTGGACAAGACTGGATATACCATCATGTTTGGACCAGACAAATGCGGAGAGGACTACAAGCTGCACTTCATTTTCAGACATAAGAATCCCAAGACAGGACAATACGAGGAGAAACACGCCAAGAAGCCCGACGCTGATCTGCGCACATACTACACTGACAAGAAGACGCACCTCTACACCCTCG TGCTAAACCCCGACAACACATTTGAGATGCTGGTGGACCAAACGGTGGTGAACAGCGGCAGTTTGCTGACGGACATGACCCCCCCAGTCAACCCCCCCGCCGAGATTGAGGACCCAGATGATCACAAGCCCGAAGACTGGGACGAGAGACCCAAGATCCAGGACCCGGATGCCAGCAAACCTGAAGACTG GGACGAGGACGCTCCAGCTCAGATTCCCGACGAGAATGCGGTCAAACCTGACGGCTGGCTGGACGACGAGCCCGAGTACATCGGAGACCCCGATGCTGTCAAGCCCGAGGACTG GGACGAGGACATGGACGGCGAGTGGGAGGCGCCTCAGATCCCCAACCCGGCCTGCGAGGCGGCGCCAGGCTGCGGCCTCTGGAAGCGCCCCACTATTGACAACCCTGACTACAAGGGCAAGTGGAAGGCGCCCATGATCGACAACCCGAACTACCAG GGCATTTGGAAGCCTCGCAAGATTGCCAATCCAGACTTCTTTGAGGATCTGCACCCCTTCCGGATGAGCGCTTTCAGCGCTGTGGGCCTGGAACTGTGGTCCATGACGTCCGACATCTTCTTCGACAACTTCCTGGTCACCGACGACCGCAACGTGGCTGAACGCTGGGCCAACGACGGCTGGGGCCTCAAGAAGGCAGCCGAGGGTGCTGCTGAG CCGGGCCTGGCGGCTCAGATGATGAACGCGGCAGAGGAGCGTCCATGGCTTTGGGTCGTCTACGTGCTGACCGTGGCCTTGCCGCTTGTCCTCATCTTCGTCTTCTGCTGCACCGGCAAG AAAAAGAGCGAGGCcccagcggcggcggcggactACAAGAAAACGGACGAGCCTCAGCCTGATGTGAAGGAAGCTGAAGAGGAGGCCCAAGAGGAGGACATGAGTAGCGCAG ATGGCAAAGGTGACGGCGAGGAAGAGGCCAACGATGAAAGCCCCGCCGACAAAGAGGAGGTGGATGGCgacaaggaggaagaggacaaggaggaggaggacaaggaggaggaggacaaggaGGCGTCAGTTGAAGAg TTGGAGGATGACGTTCTGCGGAGATCTCCCAGGAACAGGAAGGTCAGAAAGGACTGA
- the canx gene encoding calnexin isoform X1 produces the protein MDRTVWLFVVLAMGVLCLSLAPACVAHDPDEDLLGEDMDVEDEDLDMDLGADDEPEDDHDTPAPPKTPPVPKVTYKAPEPMGEHYFAESFDRGTLGSWVLSSAKKEDTDDDIAKYDGKWEVEEMKDSKLPGDKGLVLKSRAKHHAISALLLRPFTFDTMPLIVQYEVNFQAGIDCGGAYVKLLTQTPELELAQFVDKTGYTIMFGPDKCGEDYKLHFIFRHKNPKTGQYEEKHAKKPDADLRTYYTDKKTHLYTLVLNPDNTFEMLVDQTVVNSGSLLTDMTPPVNPPAEIEDPDDHKPEDWDERPKIQDPDASKPEDWDEDAPAQIPDENAVKPDGWLDDEPEYIGDPDAVKPEDWDEDMDGEWEAPQIPNPACEAAPGCGLWKRPTIDNPDYKGKWKAPMIDNPNYQGIWKPRKIANPDFFEDLHPFRMSAFSAVGLELWSMTSDIFFDNFLVTDDRNVAERWANDGWGLKKAAEGAAEPGLAAQMMNAAEERPWLWVVYVLTVALPLVLIFVFCCTGKKKSEAPAAAADYKKTDEPQPDVKEAEEEAQEEDMSSADGKGDGEEEANDESPADKEEVDGDKEEEDKEEEDKEEEDKEASVEEKLEDDVLRRSPRNRKVRKD, from the exons ATGGATCGTACGGTGTGGTTGTTCGTTGTTTTGGCAATGGGTGTTCTCTGCCTGAGCCTGGCGCCAGCATGTGTGGCCCATGACCCTGACGAGGACCTCCTGGGTGAGGACATGGACGTTGAAGATGAAGACCTGGACATGGATTTGGGAGCAGACGACGAGCCGGAGGACGACCACGACACCCCGGCGCCTCCCAAAACCCCGCCCGTTCCCAAA GTGACCTACAAAGCTCCGGAGCCAATGGGAGAACACTACTTTGCCGAATCTTTTGATCGTGGAACGCTGGGCAG CTGGGTGCTGTCCAGTGCCAAGAAGGAAGACACAGATGATGACATCGCCAAGTATGATG GCAAGTGGGAGGTAGAGGAGATGAAGGACAGCAAGCTTCCCGGCGACAAAGGTTTGGTTCTCAAGTCTCGTGCCAAACATCACGCCATCTCTGCCCTGCTGCTGCGACCATTCACTTTTGACACCATGCCACTCATTGTTCA gtaCGAGGTGAACTTCCAGGCCGGCATCGACTGCGGCGGTGCTTATGTGAAGTTGCTCACTCAGACGCCTGAACTGGAGCTG GCCCAGTTTGTGGACAAGACTGGATATACCATCATGTTTGGACCAGACAAATGCGGAGAGGACTACAAGCTGCACTTCATTTTCAGACATAAGAATCCCAAGACAGGACAATACGAGGAGAAACACGCCAAGAAGCCCGACGCTGATCTGCGCACATACTACACTGACAAGAAGACGCACCTCTACACCCTCG TGCTAAACCCCGACAACACATTTGAGATGCTGGTGGACCAAACGGTGGTGAACAGCGGCAGTTTGCTGACGGACATGACCCCCCCAGTCAACCCCCCCGCCGAGATTGAGGACCCAGATGATCACAAGCCCGAAGACTGGGACGAGAGACCCAAGATCCAGGACCCGGATGCCAGCAAACCTGAAGACTG GGACGAGGACGCTCCAGCTCAGATTCCCGACGAGAATGCGGTCAAACCTGACGGCTGGCTGGACGACGAGCCCGAGTACATCGGAGACCCCGATGCTGTCAAGCCCGAGGACTG GGACGAGGACATGGACGGCGAGTGGGAGGCGCCTCAGATCCCCAACCCGGCCTGCGAGGCGGCGCCAGGCTGCGGCCTCTGGAAGCGCCCCACTATTGACAACCCTGACTACAAGGGCAAGTGGAAGGCGCCCATGATCGACAACCCGAACTACCAG GGCATTTGGAAGCCTCGCAAGATTGCCAATCCAGACTTCTTTGAGGATCTGCACCCCTTCCGGATGAGCGCTTTCAGCGCTGTGGGCCTGGAACTGTGGTCCATGACGTCCGACATCTTCTTCGACAACTTCCTGGTCACCGACGACCGCAACGTGGCTGAACGCTGGGCCAACGACGGCTGGGGCCTCAAGAAGGCAGCCGAGGGTGCTGCTGAG CCGGGCCTGGCGGCTCAGATGATGAACGCGGCAGAGGAGCGTCCATGGCTTTGGGTCGTCTACGTGCTGACCGTGGCCTTGCCGCTTGTCCTCATCTTCGTCTTCTGCTGCACCGGCAAG AAAAAGAGCGAGGCcccagcggcggcggcggactACAAGAAAACGGACGAGCCTCAGCCTGATGTGAAGGAAGCTGAAGAGGAGGCCCAAGAGGAGGACATGAGTAGCGCAG ATGGCAAAGGTGACGGCGAGGAAGAGGCCAACGATGAAAGCCCCGCCGACAAAGAGGAGGTGGATGGCgacaaggaggaagaggacaaggaggaggaggacaaggaggaggaggacaaggaGGCGTCAGTTGAAGAg AAGTTGGAGGATGACGTTCTGCGGAGATCTCCCAGGAACAGGAAGGTCAGAAAGGACTGA
- the mgat4b gene encoding alpha-1,3-mannosyl-glycoprotein 4-beta-N-acetylglucosaminyltransferase B has protein sequence MRFRNVSFLTLSLFGLCGLVSLSWYTAFSSSRGDVVDIYQREFLALRERLHSAEQENLRRSKELNLVLDEIKRAIAEKQALRDINRTWSSLSEETRMKLWNVSVSKNFLQLPSVLHHLPHLINREDSLQPAVHVGQGRTGVSIVMGVPSVKREVHSYLTDTLNSLMSQLSAAEKDDCVIVVLIAEADHQYAVSVADNLKLLFPSEIQSGLLEVVSPSVHFYPDFSNLRESFGDPKERVRWRTKQNLDYCFLMMYARSKGTYYVQLEDDIVARPTYLSTMKNFALQQPSEEWMILEFSQLGFIGKMFKSSDLSLIVEFMLMFYKDKPIDWLLDHIMWVKVCNPEKDAKHCDRQKANLRIRFKPSLFQHVGTHSSLAGKIQKLKDKDFGKQSLHKGHANPLAEVTTSLKTYQHFTLEKAYLGEDIFWAFTPVAGDFIRIRFFTPVRIERYFFRSGNIEHPGDKLVNTSVEVLPFDNIQADKEALMDGKDKSQKYHRTEDGFIRIGMFQKGIAEGEVDPTFGPLEAIRLSIISDSPVWIILSEIFIKKVE, from the exons ATGAGGTTCCGCAATGTGTCCTTCTTGACGCTCTCGTTGTTCGGACTATGCGGGCTGGTTTCGCTGTCCTGGTACACCGCCTTCAGCTCCTCCAGAG GAGATGTGGTGGACATCTACCAGCGGGAGTTCCTGGCCTTAAGAGAGCGCCTGCATTCAGCCGAGCAGGAAAACCTACGCCGCTCCAAAGAGCTCAACCTGGTCCTGGATGAGATCAAGCGGGCCATCGCTGAGAAACAAGCGCTCAGGGACATCAACAGAACCTGGAGCAGCCTCTCAG AGGAGACCAGGATGAAGTTGTGGAATGTGAGCGTCAGCAAGAATTTCCTGCAGCTTCCCTCCGTCCTCCATCATCTTCCTCACCTCATCAACAGAGAAGACAGCCTGCAGCCAGCCGTCCATGTGGGACAAGGACGCACTGGAG TTTCTATAGTGATGGGCGTTCCCAGTGTTAAGCGGGAGGTCCACTCGTACTTAACGGACACACTCAACTCTCTGATGTCACAACTCAGCGCCGCAGAGAAGGACGACTGCGTCATTGTCGTCCTCATCGCTGAG GCGGACCATCAGTACGCCGTGAGCGTGGCAGACAACCTGAAGCTCCT TTTCCCGTCAGAGATCCAGTCGGGCCTCTTAGAGGTGGTCTCGCCGTCGGTCCATTTCTATCCAGACTTCTCCAACCTGCGTGAATCTTTTGGAGACCCTAAGGAGAGAGTCAG GTGGCGCACCAAGCAGAATCTCGACTACTGCTTCCTCATGATGTACGCACGCTCCAAAGGGACGTACTACGtgcag CTGGAGGACGACATTGTGGCGCGACCCACCTACTTGAGCACCATGAAGAACTTTGCGCTGCAGCAGCCTTCAGAGGAATGGATGATCCTGGAATTCTCGCAGCTCGGATTCATCG GAAAGATGTTCAAGTCTTCTGACTTATCTCTGATTGTGGAGTTCATGTTGATGTTCTACAAAGACAAACCCATCGACTGGCTACTGGATCACATCATGTGGGTGAAAGTCTGCAACCCGGAGAAGGACGCG AAACACTGCGACCGTCAAAAAGCCAATCTAAGGATTCGCTTCAAGCCGTCGCTCTTCCAGCACGTGGGAACGCACTCCTCGCTGGCCGGCAAGATACAGAAACTGAAG GACAAGGACTTTGGGAAGCAGAGCCTCCACAAGGGTCACGCCAACCCACTGGCTGAGGTCACGACCAGCCTCAAGACGTACCAGCACTTCACCCTGGAGAAGGCCTATCTCGGCGAGGACATCTTTTGGGCCTTCACCCCTGTGGCGGGCGACTTCATTCGGATACGCTTCTTCACACCCGTGCGCATTGAGAG GTATTTCTTCCGAAGCGGAAACATTGAGCATCCAGGAGACAAACTTGTCAACACGTCTGTGGAGGTTCTTCCGTTCGAT AACATTCAGGCCGACAAAGAAGCTCTGATGGATGGGAAGGACAAAAGTCAGAAATACCATCGCACAGAGGACGGATTCATCCGAATTG GAATGTTCCAGAAAGGCATCGCAGAGGGGGAAGTGGATCCCACATTCGGACCCTTGGAGGCTATCCGGCTCAGCATCATCAGCGACTCTCCCGTTTGGATCATCCTCAGTGAG ATTTTCATCAAGAAGGTGGAGTGA